Proteins encoded by one window of Arachis ipaensis cultivar K30076 chromosome B04, Araip1.1, whole genome shotgun sequence:
- the LOC107638622 gene encoding protein DETOXIFICATION 40 isoform X2 — protein MELKLLFPLAGPAILVYFINNLMSNATRAFAGHLGNLELAAANLGNSGVQLFAYGLMLGMGSAVETLCGQAYGANKYEMLGIYMQRATIVLTLTGIPLTLVYVFCKQILLFIGEPPSLASAAAVFVYGLIPQIYAYAINFPIQKFLQAQSIVSPSTYISAVTLLLHMLLSWVVIYKLGFGLIGASLVLSLSWWIIVVAQFVYIVSAPECRHTWTGFSVEAFNGLWEFLKLSAASAVMLCLETWYFQVLVIITGLLENPQLALDAISVCVRVSNELGAGNGRAAAFSVVVVNILSFVIAVVEAVVVLALRNVVSYAFTEGETVANAVSDLCPFLAITLVLNGVQPVLSGVAVGCGWQAVVAYINVGCYYGVGIPLGCLLGFKFDFGVKGIWSGMIGGTLMQTLILLWITFRTDWNQEVNIAKKRLNKWEQKKETKIQSR, from the exons ATGGAGCTGAAGCTACTGTTCCCACTGGCGGGACCCGCCATACTGGTGTACTTCATCAACAACCTGATGTCCAACGCCACTCGTGCCTTTGCTGGCCACCTTGGCAATCTCGAGCTCGCAGCAGCAAACCTTGGCAACAGTGGAGTTCAACTCTTCGCTTATGGCCTTATG TTGGGTATGGGAAGTGCAGTAGAAACCTTATGTGGACAAGCCTACGGTGCCAACAAATACGAAATGTTAGGTATATACATGCAAAGAGCCACCATAGTATTAACCCTAACCGGAATCCCCTTAACACTGGTCTACGTCTTCTGCAAACAAATCTTGCTCTTCATAGGAGAGCCGCCATCACTGGCATCCGCCGCAGCAGTATTCGTCTACGGCTTAATCCCTCAGATCTACGCCTACGCCATCAACTTCCCCATTCAGAAGTTCCTACAAGCTCAAAGCATAGTGTCACCAAGCACATACATATCAGCGGTAACGCTGCTTCTTCACATGTTGCTGAGTTGGGTGGTGATCTACAAGCTAGGGTTTGGGCTAATTGGGGCTTCTTTGGTTCTGAGCCTGTCGTGGTGGATCATAGTGGTGGCGCAGTTTGTGTACATTGTGAGTGCACCCGAGTGTAGGCACACTTGGACTGGGTTCAGCGTTGAGGCGTTTAATGGGTTGTGGGAGTTTTTGAAGCTGTCAGCGGCGTCGGCGGTGATGCTGTGCTTGGAGACATGGTACTTTCAGGTTTTGGTGATCATCACTGGCCTTCTTGAGAACCCTCAGCTTGCTCTTGATGCAATTTCAGTCTG TGTTCGAGTAAGCAACGAGTTGGGGGCAGGGAATGGTCGAGCAGCAGCATTCTCAGTAGTAGTAGTGAACATATTATCGTTTGTGATAGCGGTGGTTGAAGCAGTGGTGGTGCTAGCACTTCGTAATGTAGTAAGCTACGCATTCACGGAGGGGGAAACAGTGGCCAACGCAGTCTCGGACCTCTGTCCCTTCTTGGCAATCACTCTCGTCCTCAATGGCGTTCAACCCGTTCTCTCCG GAGTGGCGGTTGGGTGTGGGTGGCAGGCAGTTGTGGCATATATAAATGTGGGGTGCTATTACGGTGTGGGGATCCCATTGGGTTGTCTCCTGGGCTTCAAGTTCGACTTTGGTGTTAAG GGAATATGGTCCGGCATGATTGGGGGGACATTGATGCAGACGCTCATTTTATTGTGGATCACATTTCGTACTGATTGGAATCAAGAG GTAAACATAGCCAAAAAACGATTGAACAAATGGGAACAGAAAAAGGAAACTAAGATTCAGAGCAGATAA
- the LOC107638622 gene encoding protein DETOXIFICATION 40 isoform X1, whose translation MELKLLFPLAGPAILVYFINNLMSNATRAFAGHLGNLELAAANLGNSGVQLFAYGLMLGMGSAVETLCGQAYGANKYEMLGIYMQRATIVLTLTGIPLTLVYVFCKQILLFIGEPPSLASAAAVFVYGLIPQIYAYAINFPIQKFLQAQSIVSPSTYISAVTLLLHMLLSWVVIYKLGFGLIGASLVLSLSWWIIVVAQFVYIVSAPECRHTWTGFSVEAFNGLWEFLKLSAASAVMLCLETWYFQVLVIITGLLENPQLALDAISVCMAITGLTLQGGIGFNAAASVRVSNELGAGNGRAAAFSVVVVNILSFVIAVVEAVVVLALRNVVSYAFTEGETVANAVSDLCPFLAITLVLNGVQPVLSGVAVGCGWQAVVAYINVGCYYGVGIPLGCLLGFKFDFGVKGIWSGMIGGTLMQTLILLWITFRTDWNQEVNIAKKRLNKWEQKKETKIQSR comes from the exons ATGGAGCTGAAGCTACTGTTCCCACTGGCGGGACCCGCCATACTGGTGTACTTCATCAACAACCTGATGTCCAACGCCACTCGTGCCTTTGCTGGCCACCTTGGCAATCTCGAGCTCGCAGCAGCAAACCTTGGCAACAGTGGAGTTCAACTCTTCGCTTATGGCCTTATG TTGGGTATGGGAAGTGCAGTAGAAACCTTATGTGGACAAGCCTACGGTGCCAACAAATACGAAATGTTAGGTATATACATGCAAAGAGCCACCATAGTATTAACCCTAACCGGAATCCCCTTAACACTGGTCTACGTCTTCTGCAAACAAATCTTGCTCTTCATAGGAGAGCCGCCATCACTGGCATCCGCCGCAGCAGTATTCGTCTACGGCTTAATCCCTCAGATCTACGCCTACGCCATCAACTTCCCCATTCAGAAGTTCCTACAAGCTCAAAGCATAGTGTCACCAAGCACATACATATCAGCGGTAACGCTGCTTCTTCACATGTTGCTGAGTTGGGTGGTGATCTACAAGCTAGGGTTTGGGCTAATTGGGGCTTCTTTGGTTCTGAGCCTGTCGTGGTGGATCATAGTGGTGGCGCAGTTTGTGTACATTGTGAGTGCACCCGAGTGTAGGCACACTTGGACTGGGTTCAGCGTTGAGGCGTTTAATGGGTTGTGGGAGTTTTTGAAGCTGTCAGCGGCGTCGGCGGTGATGCTGTGCTTGGAGACATGGTACTTTCAGGTTTTGGTGATCATCACTGGCCTTCTTGAGAACCCTCAGCTTGCTCTTGATGCAATTTCAGTCTG CATGGCAATAACAGGGCTGACGCTGCAGGGTGGAATTGGATTTAATGCGGCTGCAAG TGTTCGAGTAAGCAACGAGTTGGGGGCAGGGAATGGTCGAGCAGCAGCATTCTCAGTAGTAGTAGTGAACATATTATCGTTTGTGATAGCGGTGGTTGAAGCAGTGGTGGTGCTAGCACTTCGTAATGTAGTAAGCTACGCATTCACGGAGGGGGAAACAGTGGCCAACGCAGTCTCGGACCTCTGTCCCTTCTTGGCAATCACTCTCGTCCTCAATGGCGTTCAACCCGTTCTCTCCG GAGTGGCGGTTGGGTGTGGGTGGCAGGCAGTTGTGGCATATATAAATGTGGGGTGCTATTACGGTGTGGGGATCCCATTGGGTTGTCTCCTGGGCTTCAAGTTCGACTTTGGTGTTAAG GGAATATGGTCCGGCATGATTGGGGGGACATTGATGCAGACGCTCATTTTATTGTGGATCACATTTCGTACTGATTGGAATCAAGAG GTAAACATAGCCAAAAAACGATTGAACAAATGGGAACAGAAAAAGGAAACTAAGATTCAGAGCAGATAA